Genomic DNA from Coffea arabica cultivar ET-39 chromosome 7e, Coffea Arabica ET-39 HiFi, whole genome shotgun sequence:
TGGTTTTTGCGTGTCTGGGTTTGGGGGAATGGGGGGTGGTGGCGATGATTCCGGCTGAAATTGTAAGTTATTTCGGCTGCCGCTACTGATTTTCAGTCTTGTAGAAACGGTTAAAATCATTGATGCTCATATCATCCAATAATGTATGTTGACATGATTATCAATGTATTAATCCTCTTCTGCTTACTGATGAAACAAATGTTGGTAAAGTCGACCATTTCCAACTTAAGTTGCTGCTGAAGCCAGATATTTTGATTGGTTCTTCCCGTAGATTTCGTGTTTCGCCCCTCTGGATCTTAAACGCTTGCTAATTGGCTGAAACCGTTGTCTTTCGTCATGTTCACCCGCTTGGTCAATCTTTCTGGGGTTGTAAAATGGTGCAGGGAAAGATTTGGTGATGCTTTGCAATATCCGGAACCAACGAAAGTAAAAAATCGACTTATGAAGAGGGACCTAAATTGTGCATTAGATTTTagggaaaaatgcacttttcatcctcaaagtttggaTTGTTGACCAATTTCACCTCAAAGTTTCACccaaaacacatttcatcctcaaaattccgtaattttggccaattaaggacaattgacgGGAATTTGCAAAATTATCGTTCGAACCAACTTTAAACCCAACAAAAAATGGTAAAATCGAATGGAGCCATTTTTTAACGAAATAATAATTTGCAACGGACAAAAACCAacattcttctccttcttccctcTACCTTCTCCCCTTTGTCTTTCTGCAACCCCAAAATTTTTTGTGCAGCTTCAGCCCAAGACTGCATCTCCTGATATGCATCACACAAATGCAGTAACCACATTATATAAAGATCTGGAACGCCTTCTGTAACCAAGTAGTGTTGTCAAAACAACTAGCGTTGTCAAAACAACTAGCGTATTATTACTTCCTTGGTGATCTTTACTGAAGTTAGGGGGCGTCATGCAGGAAGTTAAATCCTTTTCGTGTATATATGCTAGTCTTATATTTATATCTGGTACTCTTCTTTTTGGAGTTACTATTGTACTAGTCCCTTTAGAGCTGAACAGTTCATAAAATAGTTTAACCCTGTGGAAAGCTTGCCTGGCTTCTTTTACAAAGATCTCTTATGTGAAGTAGAATTTAGTTACGAAACAATATGCAACTTCAACTCACCTCCACCATGCATGATGCATAGGTAACAGGGTAAGGATATAAGGGGCCAGAAATTGGGGCCATTGGTTTGAATTCAACAGCTATCATATACAAGTTACTAGGTTTCGAATGCATTTGTTACATAGCATCCCCTGAAGACGATAGCATACATTGTTGTTGCAACAATTTTCTTCAATCTTCTGATTGGAGCAGTGTAGTATTATTCATGTTCATTGCTCTGTATGTGGTATCATCACAGCGAACTGCACATTTCGCTGACTTGGTAAGTTAAAATCCGAAGCAAAAGCTTCCATCTTGAATAGCAACGTATAGCACAGCACTCAACCCAGCAATTTCCAACTCAAATATTACTGGTTCTTGGGGGAGGATGTCCACTTAGAAATGCTTTGAAAAGTGTGAGAGCTTGGGAGGGAGAAGTGAAGGGGACTTCATGGGCTGCTCCCTTAACGGTAGCATATGTCAAGTGTGTATTGTTTTTACTGTTCTCTAATCGACCAAATGATTGACTTCAGCCCCCAACTAGCAGGAGCAAAGGCCAATGCAAGTTTGTAAAAGCCCTCTGCTACTGTATATCGATCCACAGTCATAATAGATGCCTAGAAGATTTTTTGATTAATACCatatattaataaaaattcatcaTGCATATTATATGTGGTAGGATTGATCATAACATCAAATATACCAGAAGCGCATGTTCCAAGCTAGCATCAAAAGCCAAAAGAAGGCTGTTAGCAAGATATTTGACCTCAGTCCAGGACCAATGGTTCTCTGATAAATTTTGAGGAACAAAGACAAGTGAATTATCTGGAAGACCACAATCATTTAACAAGTTAGGACTCTTAGATTCATCTGCCATTTCCCTCAACGATATTCTAAGAGCGCTTCACCACTTTCTTCAAGTGTTCCATCAGATTTCATCTGAGTCACTTGAACTTCAGATATCAATTCAGAAAGAGTAATAGTTACCATGACCCTTAGCCTAGCTGCTTGCGTGAAGTAGGAGAAAGAGCTCAACAACATGATAAAGCTAAACTTTACTCAACATGTCAAGAAGCATATTTACCGCTGGAGCCATATAACTATCCTAAGTAAATCAGTAACTATACCCGGACAAGTATTTGTAGGCCATTAACAGCTCTTTTCCTGATACTGTCATTCCGAAAAACTGCAAGACGAAGAAGATGAAAAGCAACTTGCTTCAAGAATCGATCATTTTCCCTTGCCATTAGTATTGCTTCATGGAGTTCAAAGACACTGTTGAACACAGGGAACAGAGCTTTCCAGAATGCCAGGGGTTGATTACGAGAGAAGACATTCATAAATATAGAATTCAGGCAGTCAAGTTTCCCATTATCAGTTGCGATGCTGTGGAATGCAGCAGTTCTTGAAAATTTCTCCGCTATTTCCAGAACTTGAAGACTGACGGCCGCACTAAGGTTTTCTTCCCGAAGTTCCTAAAAGAatggagaagaaagaaggagaagacTGGAACTTTTCCCTTTTGCTATTTTCCAAATTTTCGTTCGTTACAAAAAGTGGCTTCAATCAGTTTTACCCGTTTTTTGTTGGGTATAAAGTTGGATCTGACAGAGCGTGTTTCTCACGTGCAAAGTTCCGTCCAAATTAAATAATTATCCTTCATTTCCcgtcaattgtccttaattggtcaaaattacagaactttgaggatgaaatgtgttttggatgaaattttgaggtGAAATTGGTCAACAACctaaactttgaggatgaaaagtgcatttttccctAGATTTTAACACGAATCATTCAACCTCTTGTTACAGTAAAGACAACTTAACCCGAAGGCATCTAAAATTTCAAACTTTCCGGCTCAAGTGTACTCGGATTTCTACTAAATTATCATTTTGTCAATAATAATGTTCTCTCTCTATACACTGGTGTGACATAAATACATGACTGTGGTCTGATAACCTGAAGGATCATCCGCATCGCCAAGGCTTTACCGGTGACAATCTGATGATATTATTAATATGTGAACAGCTTTGAATTTGTCCCACGTCTCAGTTGAATTTCCAGGAAATTACCCAAGTCAGACACGGTTCCATTTCTTCACGTAGACTTTGAGAAACAGCCCtatccatcaaaatcaatctCAGTAATAAAATTTACTCTCGTGTATTTTGATGTGTACAAAATTCAATTATAGCTAGGGTGACAAATGAATCGGATCGAATCCAACTTTTAAGCTCTAATTCTATTCAATATAAATATATTCAATAGATTTGACCTTCGAAAGCTCGATTtgtcttttatatttattattaatttatttgtaATATATACCTAATCcttacataaaaaattaataactaaatatatttattacaaataataaaaaaatttattcaagCTTTATCAAGTGCAAGCGAgtcaaataaatataaattttaaatttgaattcgatTTGAAACTTTAAAGGAGGCTTAACTCTTGTTTAAGTTTGAGCTTGAGGTCGCTAAAAATTCAACTTGACTCGAGTCTTTAATTAATTAATCGGATCCTAactattcttttttcttttttcgtgaTTACGGTAGAATCTATTCTAGACCTTTCCCATTTATCGAACTCAAATCAGTAGTGTTTAGACCTTTACCCATTTCTTACGTGATATCACGTTCTAGTAAAAGCAAAAACCCACTGTAAAGCAGAAAGAATCTGTTCAAAAGTGGTGCTACTCCATTTCTTCAATAATGCACTTTCCTCTGAAAAAGAGAAACTTCATCAgcattgcaggaaatttcttcatcatcattaGACCTTCGCTAGTTCACAGTTAAAAGGGTTAATAGGGAAGGATCTTGATATTTTTCTTGAGCACAAATGGCTGCAAATTTAACTGAAGGGGCTGCTCTTGGATCAGTATGCAATCTATTGGTGGCGGCAGTTCTTGAAGTAACTCAAAAGGTAGCCACTTTCAAATTTAGCCTAGACAGGCTGAAAACAACTCTTAATTCGATAAAACCCATATTTGATGACATAGAGAGGTTGAACGAGATATTGAATCGTCCAGAGGAAGAAACAGAGTCTTTTCTTACTCAATTAAGAAAAGCAGAAAAGCTAGTTCGCAAGTGTTTGGAGATCAAAAGTTGGAATTTTTACAAGAAGTATACTTACTCGAGGAAACTGAATGCGTTGGATCAATCCCTTTTgaggttctttaagttggatgcACAACTCCACTTGGTCAGAGATAGTAGAAGGATAATGGTGGGGATGCGAGGCATGGATGATAAGGTGGATGAAATTCTTTCATTTCTTAGTCATAGATTTCCAGGCTGGTGCGATGTTCCGGGATTTCCAGAATTTGTGGTTGGATTGGATGAGCCACTTGAAGAACTGAAGTTGATGCTGCTCAAAGATGGCGTCTCTGTGTTGGTGCTTTCAGCTCCTGGGGGTTGTGGCAAGACAACATTGGCAAAGATGCTCTGTCACGATCCACAAATCAGAGGTATCTtaggtttttatttatttattgattaATTTCGGATATTTAAATGTTCTCAATATGGTCAAAAGGTTGGATTTTTCGTCTTAAATACTATTGATCAGACACTATGATGAATGCATGCCAGATTTAGTTAAAAAGACAGAAAAAATGTCAGGTTGGTTCCATTAATTGGTTTCCAACTGTGATCACAATTATACTGGTAAAACTACTTTTCCAAGCTATGGATGAATTTCTTCTTTGCTAGagtttaaaacttttttttttttatatatatctgACTCTCGGGCTTTCAAATTATCCATGGACACGTTTGCTCTCATATTATCCCACCCAAAATAACTTTCATGCAGTGATCTAATATGCCTCTTGAGTTTACAGTAGAACTTATACGGATTAACCAATGAATTACTTGACGCTCTCATTACCACCCTGCTTGTGTTTCTTTTCTACTACTTTGCATGGAACAGTTGCTGATTTTTGTAGTCTGTGCACAGATAGATTCAGGGACAACATCTTCTTTGTCAATGTTGCAAGAACACCTAACCTGATGCTCATTGTTCAGAAAATTTTTCGAAGTAAGAATAAGCATCAGGTGCCTGAATTCCAAAGTGATGAAGATGCAATTAATCAGTTTGAGTCACTGCTAAAGCGGCTGAAACCTCATCCTTCACTTCTGGTCCTCGATGATGTGTGGCGTGGCTCAGAATTCCTGATCGAGAGATTTAGAATTTCACAACCAGGATTCAAAGTTTTAGTAACATCTAGATCTGTATTCCGGAGTTTTGAGACAACATTTAGACTGAAACTCTTGAATGATGAGAATGCAAAGACTCTCTTCTGCCATTCAGCCTTCAAAGATGGGATCCCTGATGTCCAAAATGACCTTGTTGACAAGGTAGGATACCAGTCGTTGCATGCTCTACAGCAATTACTTTCACAAACACCGGCTCACCTATCGAAATTTCCTAATCCATAACAAACTTCTTTAGTAGTACTCTAAAACCTATGATTGATTGAGTCAGCATGCTTGAAGGCAGTTTTTAAGTGCAGAGAGGTAATCTGTTGGTACATATCTTGAATTcgttcttttctttgttttaatttctACACCTGATTATCCAATGGCAGGTGGTGAAAGGTTGTGGTGGATTTCCTTTGGCCCTTAAAGTTATTGGCCAATCACTTCGTGGGGAGCCTGAAGCGAAGTGGATACACAGAACTCAAAAGTGGTCTGAAGGAGTATCCGTTTTCAATCCCCACTGTGATGTACTTAATTGTCTCAAGTCCAGCTTAGACGCTCTCACTGAAATACCAGAGCTGCCCGACCTCAAGGAATGTTACCTGGACTTGGGGTCGTTCCCTGAGGATCAGAGAATACCTGCTACGGCACTTTTGGATGTCTGGGTTGAACTGTACAACCTAGATGAAGAGGATGTACATACCCTAGTCCACCTCCTTGAACTTTCCGACAGAAATCTGATTAATCTTGTACTTCAAAGGTAGTTTCTCGATTTCTGCTATATAAATTTGCTACTGTTAACAACACATGATTACAGTTGCCATGGAATGGGATGTTTTGGCTACTGCAAGAGCTTACTGTTTTGCAAACAAAATTCCTCCCTAATGTTAATTTTTCTTTCTCATTCTCAGCGAAGATGGGCATTTTGCGATGCAGCATGATCTACTCAGAGATTTGGTTGTCTATCAAAACGCTCTGGATCCCATAGAACAGAGAACAAGAATGATCGTGGAGATAAACGAGAACAGCTTTCCTGATTGGTGGACTAAAGGAGACCAGCCATCTTTGCATCCGCGTCTTTTGTCCATCACTACAGGTCTTCTTTATCCCTTTCCCACTTGGTGTTTGCTCCTTAAACAGTGTCTATTGTGGAGTTTCTTGCATTTCCTCTGAGTAAGAGCATTTCATATCGTGATTGCAGAAGAATTACTTGCTTCAATTAAGAGCATTTCATATCGTGATTGCAGATGAATTATTTGCTTCAAAATGGCATGATCTGCGTCAACCGGAAGCTGAAGTGTTGGTTTTGAATTTTCAAACGAGGATCTACGCCTTGCCCCATTTCATGGAGAGAATGAGCAACCTCAAAGTGCTAATTGTTACAAACTATGGATTCCATCAGGCTGAACTGAAAGATTTTGATCTGATTGGTCACGTGCTTAATCTGAAGAGAATCAGGTTGGAACGCGTTTCCATTCCTTGCATCGGTATTCCCATGTTGCAGTTAAAGAATCTGAGGAAGATATCATTAGTTATGTGCGATATTGAGAAGGCATTCGAGAACTGTAGCTTTAGGGCTCCCAGTATCTGGCCAAATTTAGTGGAGATGAACATCGACTACTGCAgtgacttgattgcatttccaGTTGGGTTATGCAATCTTGCCAGTCTTGAGAAGCTCAGCGTTACTTACTGCCAAGAGCTAATTGCACTTCCCCAAGAAATTGGAAACCTGACAAAGTTGAAGGCGTTGAGGCTTTATTCTTGTACAAAACTGTCTTCGCTGCCCGGTTCAATTGGTGGCCTGAAGAAATTGAAGTACCTTGACCTGTCTGATTGTCTAGAGTTGGCTCATTTGCCAGACGAAATTGGTAAGCTGGAGGCTCTGGGAACAATTCACATGAAAGGTTGCGGAGAATTACGGGGGTTGCCACCTTCGGTCAGGGATCTCGGGCAATTGGAGAAGGTGATCTGTGACGAGGAGATCTCGTATTTTTGGAGATCGCATGCCGAATGTTTGAAGAAAATGAACATTACGGTGATAAGAAGAGAAGCAAACCTCAATTGGCTTCATAGATTTGATCCTTGAGATGCGTTCACTTTCTGGAGAACAGCATGGCTTTCACTACTCCACACAATATTCTGATAcgtgaaattatttatttctcaAGTTGTTACACATGATGCCATTCAGTCCATTCCCACTATAAACTTGTCAAAGGCACTGCTTCGTATCTGTCGAAAAGTTGCTTCCTTAAATCGTTACGACTGTAGCTTGAATAAATCATTAGATCAGCTGCAAATTAGTCATTCCCACTATTGTCCAAGACACCGCCATCTCATCTTCTGTCGGAAGAGCTGCGCTCGCTCACTTTCTAAACGAATCAGCCCAAGTCAACCAAAGCTAGATAACTAAGTCTTCACGGGGAGAGAGACCAGAATGGGATACCGATTGTCAGAAGTCATTGCATTAAGCCATTGGTAAGACCTCTGTACGTGTTAGAGTGGCAATGAACTACTATTAAAGAAAAAACCACTCCAGAACAACCATCATTACAAAGCAGTCGTATATATACAGAACAAGGAGAAGTCAAAAAATCTTCAAGTATCTGTAGTAAAAATTACTTCAGTGTATACATCACTGAGCACAACATGTGTTTAGTAgtaaaacaaacaacaaaaagcACGAgatcaacccaaaaaaaaaaaatgacaactaaTAACAACAGGATGGGGTTCCAGGTCATGCACTCCTTTAATTTTCTCCTCTCCATGCGCAAAAGCTTGAATTCTCTTAAACGAAATTTCCAAAAAGTTGCATATGATGCAGGCCTTGTAACAAAAAAGATCGTTGATGTTTCATCTTATGACCAGACTACTGCATATTGTGTGTAAAAATCTTACATCCATACTTCAAATTCACATCATCATGCAGCCGTAAGCCCAAAGCAGCTTTTCCATTTAGAGACTGACTTTTACAACCCAGCCATGAATGACATTAGATCGCATATATCACCTCTCCACTGCTGTCAATATCTAGATCAGGATCAAGATCAAGATCAAGATCATCAGAATCCAGGTCATCCATGTCATCATCCATGATGTCCAGGTTACACAGGCCAACAGGTGGTATGGTGGCCTCAGACATTATCTGCATGATAACATCTAAACTCTGCATTGGCTGGTCAGGCTCTACAAACTGGTTGCCCATGGTATTTTCGTCCATCAGATCTGCAGGGAGGTTTTTCAAAAACCAAACATGGTTCTTGATCTCAGG
This window encodes:
- the LOC113701944 gene encoding probable disease resistance protein At5g66900 isoform X1 — encoded protein: MAANLTEGAALGSVCNLLVAAVLEVTQKVATFKFSLDRLKTTLNSIKPIFDDIERLNEILNRPEEETESFLTQLRKAEKLVRKCLEIKSWNFYKKYTYSRKLNALDQSLLRFFKLDAQLHLVRDSRRIMVGMRGMDDKVDEILSFLSHRFPGWCDVPGFPEFVVGLDEPLEELKLMLLKDGVSVLVLSAPGGCGKTTLAKMLCHDPQIRDRFRDNIFFVNVARTPNLMLIVQKIFRSKNKHQVPEFQSDEDAINQFESLLKRLKPHPSLLVLDDVWRGSEFLIERFRISQPGFKVLVTSRSVFRSFETTFRLKLLNDENAKTLFCHSAFKDGIPDVQNDLVDKVVKGCGGFPLALKVIGQSLRGEPEAKWIHRTQKWSEGVSVFNPHCDVLNCLKSSLDALTEIPELPDLKECYLDLGSFPEDQRIPATALLDVWVELYNLDEEDVHTLVHLLELSDRNLINLVLQSEDGHFAMQHDLLRDLVVYQNALDPIEQRTRMIVEINENSFPDWWTKGDQPSLHPRLLSITTDELFASKWHDLRQPEAEVLVLNFQTRIYALPHFMERMSNLKVLIVTNYGFHQAELKDFDLIGHVLNLKRIRLERVSIPCIGIPMLQLKNLRKISLVMCDIEKAFENCSFRAPSIWPNLVEMNIDYCSDLIAFPVGLCNLASLEKLSVTYCQELIALPQEIGNLTKLKALRLYSCTKLSSLPGSIGGLKKLKYLDLSDCLELAHLPDEIGKLEALGTIHMKGCGELRGLPPSVRDLGQLEKVICDEEISYFWRSHAECLKKMNITVIRREANLNWLHRFDP
- the LOC113701944 gene encoding probable disease resistance protein At5g66900 isoform X2 is translated as MASLCWCFQLLGVVARQHWQRCSVTIHKSEKIFRSKNKHQVPEFQSDEDAINQFESLLKRLKPHPSLLVLDDVWRGSEFLIERFRISQPGFKVLVTSRSVFRSFETTFRLKLLNDENAKTLFCHSAFKDGIPDVQNDLVDKVVKGCGGFPLALKVIGQSLRGEPEAKWIHRTQKWSEGVSVFNPHCDVLNCLKSSLDALTEIPELPDLKECYLDLGSFPEDQRIPATALLDVWVELYNLDEEDVHTLVHLLELSDRNLINLVLQSEDGHFAMQHDLLRDLVVYQNALDPIEQRTRMIVEINENSFPDWWTKGDQPSLHPRLLSITTDELFASKWHDLRQPEAEVLVLNFQTRIYALPHFMERMSNLKVLIVTNYGFHQAELKDFDLIGHVLNLKRIRLERVSIPCIGIPMLQLKNLRKISLVMCDIEKAFENCSFRAPSIWPNLVEMNIDYCSDLIAFPVGLCNLASLEKLSVTYCQELIALPQEIGNLTKLKALRLYSCTKLSSLPGSIGGLKKLKYLDLSDCLELAHLPDEIGKLEALGTIHMKGCGELRGLPPSVRDLGQLEKVICDEEISYFWRSHAECLKKMNITVIRREANLNWLHRFDP